ATCCACGCTGCACCAGTTTCTCGATTGTTGTATTCAACGGAACCATTGGGGCTTAGTATTTCATAAGGAGACATGGTGGCATCGCCAATAAAAATGAGCTTGTAGTCGGGTCCATACTTATTAATGATGTCTTGAGTAGCGGAGACTTGGTCTCGTCTACGGCGATTGCTTTGCCATAGATGCTCATAAACGCAGTTATGAAAATAGTAATACTCCAAGTGTTTAAATTCAGTTTTAACAGCAGTGAATAACTCAGAGATACGTTGAATATGATCATCCATGGATCCGCCAACATCCATTAACAACAGTACCTTGACCTGGTTGTGGCGCTCTGGTCGCATTTGAATATCAAGCATGCCTGCATTCGCAGCGGTGGAGTGAATGGTCTTATCCAGATCCAGCTCTAAATTGGATCCTTCTCTAGCAAATCGCCTCAAGCGACGTAAAGCCATTTTAATATTGCGTGTCCCCAGGCTCAGATCGCTGTCATAGTCTTTAAATTCACGGGCTTCCCAGACTTTGATGGCTGTGCGATTACCAGCGCTTTCACCTCCAATGCGTATGCCCTCTGGGTGATAGCCGCTATGACCAAAAGGGGATGAGCCGCCTGCGCCAATCCATTTATTACCGCCCCCGTGCCACTCCTTTTGCTCCTTCATGAGTTCTTGAAGACGCTTTTGCAATGCTTCGGGCCCGCCTAATTTTTTAAGGGCAGCTTTTTCTTCGTCAGTTAATACGCGCTGTAATTTTTTCTCTAACCAGTCCAAAGGAATATCTGGTGCCAAGGCCATGATTTGCTCTACACCATTAAAGTAGGAGCCAAAGACTTGATCAAAGCGATCAAAGTGTTGCTCATCCTTCACTAGGGTCATGCGCGCAAGTTGATAAAACTCATCAATCGAAGGTTCAATGACACCTTCTTTTAAGGCTTCTAGTAAGGTTAAAAATTCTCGAACAGAAACCGGCACTTTTGCCTCTTTGAGTTTGAGAAAAAATTGAATCAACATGATTCAGCTATTGCAATAGGATGTCGAATTTAGCGGTGATTGCGATTCATCATCACTAGACGTTCAAATAAATGAATGTCTTGTTCATTTTTAAGAAGTGCGCCTTGCAAGGGGGGAATCACTATTTTTTCATCTCCGCTATAAAGCGCTTCCGCTGGAATATCTTCAGCAAGCAATAGTTTTAGCCAATCGATTAACTCTGAAGTAGAGGGCTTTTTTTTGAGACCCGGCAAAGATCGGATTTGGTAAAAAGATTTCAGAGCAGCGTCCAGCAACTCCTGTTTGATATTTGGATGGTGAACATCAACAATGCTTTGCATAGTTTGGGCATCTGGGAATGAGATGTAATGAAAGAAACAGCGGCGTAAAAAAGCATCCGGTAATTCTTTTTCATTATTGGAGGTGATGATTACAAGAGGGCGATGCTTTGCTTTAATGAGCTCACGTGTTTCGTATACGTAGAACTCCATCCGATCAATTTCACGCAGAAGATCGTTGGGGAACTCGATATCTGCTTTGTCAATCTCATCAATTAATAAAACGACTGGTTCATCAGCCTCAAATGCTTGCCAAAGCACGCTTTTAACTATGTAGTTGCGAATGTCATTGACTTTTTCATCGCCGAGTTGGGAGTCTCTCAAGCGACTCACTGCATCGTATTCATACAGGCCTTGTTGAGCTTTGGTGGTTGACTTGATATGCCATTGCATCAAAGGCATATTGAGGGCTGCAGCCACTTCTTCCGCCAACATGGTCTTGCCCGTACCAGGCTCGCCCTTGATTAAGAGAGGGCGCTGAAGTGCAATCGCAGCATTCACTGCCAATTTCAGGTCATCGGTTGCTACATAGCTTTGGGATCCGTCAAAGCGGGATTTTGTCTTGGTCATCGTGAAGTCAATCAATTTGTCTGTAATCAGCGTTTAAGTATAGGTAATAGGGTGCTTATTTTCAGTGTTTTCACTAATTTCAGGGGGTGAAACGAGGTATATCAGTCCGTCTCCGCTATACTCTTCCCAAATTGATCTAAATCAAACTCGTTAATGATGATTTCTATGAAAAAACACCTCATTCTTCCCCAATTGACCCTCTGCGCAGGTCTAGCTTTTGCTGGGTTTGCAGTGCAAGCTCAAGATGTCAAAGGTTCGGCTCAGGCTGGCCAAGGCAAGGTTTGGCTCTGTATTGGCTGCCACTCCATTCCTGACTACCGTGCGGACTATCCTTTGGTTTACAAAGTGCCAATGTTGGGCGGCCAAAATGCTGCCTACATTTCTAGCGCTTTAGCCGCCTACAAAAAAGGCGAAAGAAAGCATCCAACGATGCGTTCTATTGCTGCCAGCTTGTCTGATCAGGACATGGCTGACCTTGGCGAATACTATGCTGCGCAAACTGCCAGCTCACCAAATAACCCATTGAAGTGATATTTAGAGGCACGTTTATGAAATTCGCACTAATTACCGCCATTTTGTTATCCAGTATCGGCGTTGCTCAAGCAGCTAATGCTGAAAAGGGTCAAGCACTCGTTGAGAAGGCCAATTGCGCCTCTTGTCATGGTGCTGGTCTGAATGCACCGATCTTGCCTGCTTATCCAAAGTTGGCTGGCCAGTACTCTGATTACCTCTTTTACGCTTTGAAGGCCTACAAAGTAGGCAACGGTAATGCTCAATACGGTCGCAATAATGCTGTGATGGGATCTCAGGTTCAGCCATTTACTGATGCTGATTTAGAGGATATGGCTGCTTACATCTCCAAATTACCTGGAAATTTCGTTATCAAGAAATAATCCAGAGATTCTGGCTGCAAAAGCAAAAAGGCTTAGGTGATGAACCTAAGCCTTTGTTTTTATGGGTTTATTTCACTCATAGCTGCTAGTTAGCGCTATTTAGTCGCCTCGAGGCCTCTGGTAAGGTGTTTGCGCATGGCCATTTCCGCCCCCAATGGATCTCGCTTAAGAATAGCCTGAAGAATCTCGCGATGCTCCACTAGTGAGCTCAATAGACGTCCATTTCGACTTAAAGAGTCACGCCTTTGAAGCTTGAGAACCTTGCGTAAGTCCTCAATCACACCATTCATCCATTTATTACCTGCGATTTCTTGGATCAAGTCATGAAATTTGACGTTAATTTCAAAGAATTGCTCGGTATCACGGTCGGCTGCAGCCTTTTCTAGTCGGTGATGCAGGTTATCAAGTTGCGTTAGCTGGGCTTCAGAAGCTTTTATTGCCGTCTCCTTAGCTGCTTGTCCCTCGAGCAGAGAGAGAACAGTGAAGATTTGTTCAAGATCACGCCGATCTACTTCTGTTACATAGGCTCCTTTGTTCATTTTGGTCGTCACAAGACCTTCAGAAGCTAATACCTTGATTGCTTCACGCATCGGTGTGCGACTAATTCCAAAGGCTATTGCCAGGCTTTGCTCGTCAAGCCAGCTTCCTGGCGCTAATTCGTGGGCGAAGATCTGCTCGCGTAGGCGCTCAGCTACGTCTTCGTATAAGGGTCGGTTAATTAGTTTTGTATTCATAATTATGTATACAGTATCTAGACAAAATAAAAAATGTCAAGCAAAATAGCCCTACAAATTTAGCAACAATGTAATAAAGCTAACCGGGAGTGCTTTATGAATACGAATGAAAAAAAGTCATCATCGAATGCATCCAATACTTGGCCTAATGTGCCGGATAGCAATTTAGACGCTTGGAAAAAATCAGCCCAAAAATCAGCACCTAATGGTGATGTCGATAAGTTAGGTTGGCAAACACCTGATGGCATCCATCTCAAGGCTTTATATACAGCCGAAGATACAGAAGGCCTTCAGTACACACATTCATTACCAGGATTTGAGCCATTTGTTCGTGGACCTCAGGCAACAATGTACTCAGTACGTCCTTGGACTATTCGTCAATACGCTGGCTTTTCAACGGCGGAAGAATCCAATGCGTTTTACCGCAAGGCGCTGGATGCAGGTGGTCAAGGCGTTTCTGTTGCATTCGATTTAGCAACCCATCGTGGGTATGACTCTGATCATCCACGTGTAACGGGTGACGTAGGCAAGGCTGGAGTAGCAATTGATTCTGTAGAAGACATGAAGATCTTGTTTGATGGCATTCCATTGGACAAAGTATCAGTTTCGATGACGATGAATGGCGCCGTGTTGCCAGTATTAGCGGGTTATATCGTTGCTGGTGAAGAGCAGGGTGTAAAGCAAGAATTGTTATCTGGAACGATTCAGAATGACATTCTGAAAGAGTTCATGGTGCGCAATACCTATATCTATCCACCAGAACCTTCTATGCGCATCATCGGTGACATCATTGAGTACACCGCCAAGCACATGCCGAAATTTAACTCGATATCCATTTCGGGTTATCACATGCAAGAAGCGGGAGCGAATCAAGTTCTCGAATTAGCATTTACATTGGCCGATGGTAAAGAGTACGTAAAAACTGCCTTAGCTAAAGGTTTGGATGTGGACGGCTTTGCGGGTCGCCTTTCATTTTTCTTCGCCATTGGCATGAACTTCTATTTGGAAGTTGCTAAGTTGCGCGCTGCACGCCTCTTATGGTGGCGCATCATGAAGTCCTTTGAGCCAAAGAATCCAAAGTCACTGATGTTGCGTACGCATTGTCAAACATCTGGCTGGTCTTTAACTGAACAAGATCCTTACAACAACGTTGTTCGTACAACAGTTGAAGCCATGGCTGCAGTATTTGGTGGTACTCAATCTTTGCATACCAATTCATTTGATGAAGCGATTGCTTTGCCGTCTGAGTTCTCTAGCCGAATCGCCCGTAATACCCAGTTGATCTTGCAAGAAGAGACTCACATTACTAGCGTGATCGATCCTTGGGCTGGCTCTTACATGATGGAGAACCTCACGCAAGAGATGGCTGATAAGGCTTGGGAAATCATTCAAGAAGTCGATGCCATGGGTGGCATGACCAAGGCGGTCGAAAGTGGTTGGGCTAAGCTGAAGATTGAAGCGGCTGCCGCTGAAAAGCAAGCCAAGATTGATTCTGGCTCTGATGTGATTGTTGGGGTTAATAAATACAAGCTCGGCAAAGAAGACTTAGTTGATGTCTTGATGATTGATAACGATAAGGTTCGTGAAAGCCAAGTTGCTCGATTGAAAGACATTAAGGCGAAGCGCGATTCCAAAAAAGTGGAAGCTGCATTAGAAGCACTAACAAAAGCTGCGGAAGAAAATACAGGCAACCTATTGGAATTGGCTGTGCAAGCAATTCGTTTGCGCGCTACGGTTGGCGAAGTTTCAGATGCATTAGAAAAAGTTTACGGGCGCCATCGCGCCGATACTCAAAAGGTGACCGGTGTGTATGCAGCTGCTTATGACTCAGCAGAAGGCTGGGAAAAATTGAAGGTCGAGATCGCTGATTTCGCAAAAGACTTTGGCCGTCGCCCGCGTGTAATGATTGCCAAGCTTGGCCAAGACGGTCATGATCGCGGCGCCAAAGTGGTTGCAACTGCTTTTGCTGACTTAGGTTTTGACGTTGATATTGGGCCTTTATTCCAAACTCCCGAAGAGTGTGCACGTCAAGCGATTGAAAATGACGTTCATGCTCTGGGCATATCTACTCTAGCTGCAGGTCATAAGACTTTAGTCCCTGCCATCATCGCTGAGTTGAAGAAGCAGGGTTCTGACGACATTATTGTCTTCGTGGGTGGCGTTATCCCTAGGCAGGATTATGACTTCTTATATGAGTCAGGCGTGAAGGGTATTTATGGTCCAGGCACTCCAATTCCAGCATCAGCCAAGGATGTGCTTGAGCAGATTCGTAAATCTGTAAAGCCTGAATAATTCAAAGCCAGAAGATATCAGCATGCTCAATGCAGTTGACCAAGCTTTGGTGAATGATCTCACTGGTGCGCCTTCATTGGCGCAGCGAAGGGCTTTGGCTAAGATTATTACCTTGCTAGAGTCCACACGCATGGATCATCGCAAGCGTGCCGATGATGTACTTAATACTTTATTGCCTAAGACAGGTAAATCCTTTCGTTTGGGTATCTCAGGTGTGCCTGGTGTTGGTAAGTCCACTCTCATTGAGACTCTGGGCTTATATCTGATTGATAGAGGTCATCGCGTTGCCGTTTTAGCCATTGATCCTTCCTCGAGCTTATCTGGCGGATCTATTTTGGGGGATAAGACCCGTATGGAGAAGCTGTCGGTCTTAGACAATGCCTTCATTCGTCCAAGCCCTTCATCTTGCACATTAGGCGGTGTAGCTGAGAAAACCCGTGAAGCGATGTTGGTTGCTGAGGCAGCAGGTTTTGACATTGTGATTGTGGAAACCGTAGGTGTAGGTCAAAGTGAAATTGCTGTGGCTGGAATGACCGATATGTTTCTGCTATTGCAATTGCCCAATGCAGGCGATGATCTACAGGCTATTAAAAAAGGTGTGATGGAGATTGCTGACCTGATTGTGATCAATAAGGTAGACATTGATCCTGATGCTGCAATGCGTGCGCAATTGTTTATTACAAGCTCTTTGCGCCTATTGGGCTTTCAAGGTAATCCTGACCATGCTTCGCACAATCAAGCGTATTGGCATCCTACTGTGATGACCTTAAGTGCTTTAGAGGGTAATGGCGTCCCGGAGTTATGGGAAAAAATTCTGCATTTTCAGAAACTCCAAAATTCAAATGGCTTATTGCAGTCACGCCGCAAACAACAAGCAGGGGCTTGGATGTGGGATCGCATTGATGCCGGTCTTAAGAATGCTTTTCAGAATCACCCAGCAGTACAAACACTTTTACCTGGCTTAAGTGCCGAGGTAAATCAAGGAACCATGGCCGCTTCTGTTGCTGCGAGACGTTTGCTCGAAGCAATGGGACACGAATTTTTCTAAGGGAGTAGTTATGAAGGAAATCATTCAACAGCTAGAAGCAAAGCGCGAGCTTGCCAGATTAGGTGGGGGGCAAAAGCGTATTGCTGCTCAGCATTCCAAAGGCAAGCTCACTGCACGTGAGCGTATTGAGCTCTTGCTAGATGCTGGCACCTTTGAAGAGTGGGATATGTTCGTTGAACATCGTTGCCACGATTTCGGCATGGCCGATCAAACTGTTCCAGGTGATGGCGTTGTTACTGGCTACGGCATGATCAACGGCCGTCTGGTGTTTGTTTTCTCTCAAGACTTTACTGTTTTGGGTGGATCACTCTCTGAAGCCCATGCTGAAAAGATTTGCAAGATCATGGATCAGGCGCTGAAGGTGGGCGCACCTGTGATTGGTTTAAATGACTCTGGTGGCGCGCGTATTCAAGAGGGTGTTGCTTCATTGGGTGGCTACGCTGAGATTTTCCAGCGCAACGTGACTGCCTCCGGAGTGATTCCACAAATTTCTTTAATCATGGGCCCATCAGCTGGCGGCGCTGTGTATTCCCCAGCCCTTACGGATTTCATCTTTATGGTGAAAGACAGTTCTTACATGTTTGTTACTGGTCCTGAAGTGGTGAAGACAGTAACGCATGAGGACGTCACTGCAGAGGAATTAGGTGGTGCCGTAACGCATTCGACAATTTCAGGCGTTTGTGATTTGGCTTTTGATAATGACGTTGATGCCATCATGATGCTCCGTCGCTTCTTTAACTATCTCCCATTATCGAATCGCGAAAAGCCGCCGATGATCAATGGTGCGATGCGCACTGAAGAGCCTGATTTCTCACTCGATACATTAGTGCCTAGCAACCCAAATCAACCTTACGATATGAAAGAGTTGATTGAGAAGATCGTTGATGATGGCGAGTTCTTTGAACTTCAACCTGATTATGCTAAGAATATCTTGATCGGTTTTGCTCGCATGGAAGGCCGTTCAATCGGTATCGTTGCTAATCAGCCTTTAGTGTTGGCAGGTTGTTTAGATATCAAGGCCTCCATTAAAGCGGCTCGCTTTGTTCGTTTTTGCGATGCCTTCAATATTCCAGTAGTTACTTTGGTGGACGTACCTGGATTTATGCCAGGTACATCACAAGAATACGGCGGAATTATTAAGCATGGTGCAAAGTTGCTCTACGCCTACGCAGATTGCACTGTTCCTAAAGTCACTCTGATCACCCGCAAAGCCTACGGCGGCGCCTATGACGTGATGGCTTCTAAACACTTGCGTGGTGACGTTAACTTTGCCTGGCCTTCTGCTGAAATCGCAGTAATGGGACCTAAAGGGGCTGTTGAAATTATCTTCCGCGAAGAGAAGTCGGATCCAGCAAAAATTACTGCACGTGAAGCTGAGTACAAAGCCAAG
The genomic region above belongs to Polynucleobacter sp. AP-Ainpum-60-G11 and contains:
- a CDS encoding c-type cytochrome, producing MKFALITAILLSSIGVAQAANAEKGQALVEKANCASCHGAGLNAPILPAYPKLAGQYSDYLFYALKAYKVGNGNAQYGRNNAVMGSQVQPFTDADLEDMAAYISKLPGNFVIKK
- the meaB gene encoding methylmalonyl Co-A mutase-associated GTPase MeaB, whose protein sequence is MLNAVDQALVNDLTGAPSLAQRRALAKIITLLESTRMDHRKRADDVLNTLLPKTGKSFRLGISGVPGVGKSTLIETLGLYLIDRGHRVAVLAIDPSSSLSGGSILGDKTRMEKLSVLDNAFIRPSPSSCTLGGVAEKTREAMLVAEAAGFDIVIVETVGVGQSEIAVAGMTDMFLLLQLPNAGDDLQAIKKGVMEIADLIVINKVDIDPDAAMRAQLFITSSLRLLGFQGNPDHASHNQAYWHPTVMTLSALEGNGVPELWEKILHFQKLQNSNGLLQSRRKQQAGAWMWDRIDAGLKNAFQNHPAVQTLLPGLSAEVNQGTMAASVAARRLLEAMGHEFF
- a CDS encoding cytochrome c; this encodes MKKHLILPQLTLCAGLAFAGFAVQAQDVKGSAQAGQGKVWLCIGCHSIPDYRADYPLVYKVPMLGGQNAAYISSALAAYKKGERKHPTMRSIAASLSDQDMADLGEYYAAQTASSPNNPLK
- a CDS encoding MoxR family ATPase translates to MTKTKSRFDGSQSYVATDDLKLAVNAAIALQRPLLIKGEPGTGKTMLAEEVAAALNMPLMQWHIKSTTKAQQGLYEYDAVSRLRDSQLGDEKVNDIRNYIVKSVLWQAFEADEPVVLLIDEIDKADIEFPNDLLREIDRMEFYVYETRELIKAKHRPLVIITSNNEKELPDAFLRRCFFHYISFPDAQTMQSIVDVHHPNIKQELLDAALKSFYQIRSLPGLKKKPSTSELIDWLKLLLAEDIPAEALYSGDEKIVIPPLQGALLKNEQDIHLFERLVMMNRNHR
- a CDS encoding acyl-CoA carboxylase subunit beta — its product is MKEIIQQLEAKRELARLGGGQKRIAAQHSKGKLTARERIELLLDAGTFEEWDMFVEHRCHDFGMADQTVPGDGVVTGYGMINGRLVFVFSQDFTVLGGSLSEAHAEKICKIMDQALKVGAPVIGLNDSGGARIQEGVASLGGYAEIFQRNVTASGVIPQISLIMGPSAGGAVYSPALTDFIFMVKDSSYMFVTGPEVVKTVTHEDVTAEELGGAVTHSTISGVCDLAFDNDVDAIMMLRRFFNYLPLSNREKPPMINGAMRTEEPDFSLDTLVPSNPNQPYDMKELIEKIVDDGEFFELQPDYAKNILIGFARMEGRSIGIVANQPLVLAGCLDIKASIKAARFVRFCDAFNIPVVTLVDVPGFMPGTSQEYGGIIKHGAKLLYAYADCTVPKVTLITRKAYGGAYDVMASKHLRGDVNFAWPSAEIAVMGPKGAVEIIFREEKSDPAKITAREAEYKAKFANPFVAGRRGYIDDVILPHETRKRISRSLAMLKDKELTNPPRKHGNIPL
- a CDS encoding VWA domain-containing protein, which translates into the protein MLIQFFLKLKEAKVPVSVREFLTLLEALKEGVIEPSIDEFYQLARMTLVKDEQHFDRFDQVFGSYFNGVEQIMALAPDIPLDWLEKKLQRVLTDEEKAALKKLGGPEALQKRLQELMKEQKEWHGGGNKWIGAGGSSPFGHSGYHPEGIRIGGESAGNRTAIKVWEAREFKDYDSDLSLGTRNIKMALRRLRRFAREGSNLELDLDKTIHSTAANAGMLDIQMRPERHNQVKVLLLMDVGGSMDDHIQRISELFTAVKTEFKHLEYYYFHNCVYEHLWQSNRRRRDQVSATQDIINKYGPDYKLIFIGDATMSPYEILSPNGSVEYNNRETGAAWINRLIDHFPHFAWLNPEPESVWQYRQSIDIMRGLMKDRMYPVTMNGLENAMRQLSK
- a CDS encoding GntR family transcriptional regulator, which produces MNTKLINRPLYEDVAERLREQIFAHELAPGSWLDEQSLAIAFGISRTPMREAIKVLASEGLVTTKMNKGAYVTEVDRRDLEQIFTVLSLLEGQAAKETAIKASEAQLTQLDNLHHRLEKAAADRDTEQFFEINVKFHDLIQEIAGNKWMNGVIEDLRKVLKLQRRDSLSRNGRLLSSLVEHREILQAILKRDPLGAEMAMRKHLTRGLEATK
- the scpA gene encoding methylmalonyl-CoA mutase, with product MNTNEKKSSSNASNTWPNVPDSNLDAWKKSAQKSAPNGDVDKLGWQTPDGIHLKALYTAEDTEGLQYTHSLPGFEPFVRGPQATMYSVRPWTIRQYAGFSTAEESNAFYRKALDAGGQGVSVAFDLATHRGYDSDHPRVTGDVGKAGVAIDSVEDMKILFDGIPLDKVSVSMTMNGAVLPVLAGYIVAGEEQGVKQELLSGTIQNDILKEFMVRNTYIYPPEPSMRIIGDIIEYTAKHMPKFNSISISGYHMQEAGANQVLELAFTLADGKEYVKTALAKGLDVDGFAGRLSFFFAIGMNFYLEVAKLRAARLLWWRIMKSFEPKNPKSLMLRTHCQTSGWSLTEQDPYNNVVRTTVEAMAAVFGGTQSLHTNSFDEAIALPSEFSSRIARNTQLILQEETHITSVIDPWAGSYMMENLTQEMADKAWEIIQEVDAMGGMTKAVESGWAKLKIEAAAAEKQAKIDSGSDVIVGVNKYKLGKEDLVDVLMIDNDKVRESQVARLKDIKAKRDSKKVEAALEALTKAAEENTGNLLELAVQAIRLRATVGEVSDALEKVYGRHRADTQKVTGVYAAAYDSAEGWEKLKVEIADFAKDFGRRPRVMIAKLGQDGHDRGAKVVATAFADLGFDVDIGPLFQTPEECARQAIENDVHALGISTLAAGHKTLVPAIIAELKKQGSDDIIVFVGGVIPRQDYDFLYESGVKGIYGPGTPIPASAKDVLEQIRKSVKPE